One Chordicoccus furentiruminis DNA window includes the following coding sequences:
- a CDS encoding glycoside hydrolase family 32 protein: protein MSGHEIVRPRWHFSPRHGWINDPNGLVWFKGRYHMYFQCNPYHNEWGKMHWGHAVSEDLVHWKECEPALVPDQPYEDDQKGGCFSGSVVVHGNRLYAFYTAAIEQKGKIIQKQCAAYSEDGFTFVKPEENPIISECPGDSVEFRDPKVIFCKDRWQMLVGGSSGAASDLSSHGRIYLYHSRDLLHWDYDGILYEAQDGEGTMFECPDIFKVGEKWVITVSPMNRTDFLPTLYMTGVADFRNCVFCREYTGTLDFGPHYYASQVYRDRDNRLISVAWLGGWDWMPWIDDHGPSEENGYRGIIAFPRLISMDKAGRLRMEPYQNAAPQVSSETEVTVRGSSVLLSDTDGTKSAVRLRGFVSRTDAVTAVKFLFCDDEHHHIELTLDFLFGNIITDFREADPWTRNGMRIYKAEIEREKEIRFEIIRDGNVLEVYWLDGTYNFTSMIYPTGGMFRILASARGAGARIRYSVQEGEWMPKAASDV, encoded by the coding sequence ATGAGCGGGCATGAGATTGTCCGTCCTCGATGGCACTTTTCGCCCCGGCATGGATGGATTAATGATCCGAATGGTCTGGTCTGGTTCAAAGGCCGTTATCACATGTATTTTCAGTGCAATCCCTATCACAATGAGTGGGGCAAAATGCATTGGGGACATGCGGTCAGCGAGGATCTGGTGCACTGGAAGGAATGCGAACCGGCGCTGGTGCCGGATCAGCCATATGAAGATGATCAAAAGGGAGGCTGTTTTTCCGGATCGGTGGTGGTGCACGGGAATCGGCTGTATGCTTTTTATACAGCGGCTATTGAACAGAAAGGAAAGATCATTCAAAAGCAGTGCGCTGCATACTCGGAGGATGGGTTTACTTTCGTCAAGCCGGAGGAAAATCCGATTATTTCGGAATGTCCCGGCGACAGCGTTGAGTTCCGTGATCCAAAGGTCATCTTCTGCAAGGACCGCTGGCAGATGCTGGTGGGAGGATCCAGCGGGGCGGCTTCTGATCTGAGCAGTCACGGCCGTATTTATCTGTATCATTCCCGGGATTTGCTGCACTGGGACTACGATGGGATTCTGTATGAGGCGCAGGATGGTGAAGGCACTATGTTTGAGTGTCCGGACATTTTTAAAGTCGGTGAAAAATGGGTCATCACGGTCTCTCCTATGAATCGAACGGATTTTTTGCCTACCTTGTACATGACGGGTGTGGCGGACTTCAGAAACTGTGTGTTCTGCAGGGAGTATACAGGGACATTAGACTTCGGTCCGCATTACTATGCTTCGCAGGTATATCGTGACCGGGATAACCGGCTGATTTCCGTGGCCTGGCTGGGCGGCTGGGACTGGATGCCGTGGATTGATGATCACGGTCCTTCGGAGGAGAACGGGTACAGGGGCATCATCGCTTTTCCGCGTCTGATTTCCATGGACAAGGCCGGAAGGCTGCGGATGGAGCCGTATCAGAATGCTGCACCTCAGGTTTCTTCGGAAACAGAAGTAACGGTGCGGGGATCATCTGTTCTGCTCTCGGACACGGATGGGACGAAAAGTGCCGTTCGTCTGCGCGGATTCGTATCGAGAACCGATGCCGTTACGGCGGTGAAATTTCTGTTTTGTGATGACGAACATCATCATATCGAGCTTACACTGGATTTTCTCTTCGGAAATATCATTACAGATTTCAGAGAAGCTGATCCCTGGACTCGGAACGGGATGAGGATCTATAAGGCGGAAATCGAAAGAGAAAAGGAAATCCGGTTTGAAATCATCCGAGACGGAAATGTTCTGGAGGTGTATTGGCTTGACGGAACATATAACTTTACCTCCATGATTTATCCAACGGGAGGGATGTTCAGAATTCTCGCCTCAGCCAGAGGAGCGGGGGCCAGAATCCGGTACTCCGTGCAGGAAGGCGAATGGATGCCAAAGGCAGCTTCCGATGTCTGA
- a CDS encoding glycoside hydrolase family 32 protein: MENRTTVKRIFYQPKDGWVGDTIPFAHNGKFYIFYLHDERKGHTEDEYGYRTSWNLLITEDGIHMQDMGVVLPAGDFDEPDYACYTGSVVEGRDGRFHIFYTAQNNYNPKYRREGRPLQFVAHATSRDLIHWTKDPQSVFGADESIYEPFDWRDPYVFYNEDENCYNMLLAARVIGAGEKNGGCVGLCRSKDLIHWEAGQPFYSPSSYMTHECPDLFRMGGKWYLIYSTFSERFETHYRMSDSIHGPWTAPIEDTFDGRAFYAAKTAEKDGKRWAFAWVPTRRGATDFGQYEWGGTLIIHQLRQQADGRLTVSAPAAVAEAFRKETTPEELLSGELILENREGEKGAAFGGMGKSCMLEADIEYEAGTRAFGLAVRQDRQFSAGYYFRLEPFYNRVVADMWPRRMPGVNQWYIDGDKPFLIELERPLDYGRLADRRVHVRLIVDGTILCLYINDEVALTMRGYSTEREYWGFLVRDGRIRVANVHMYEMTE; this comes from the coding sequence ATGGAAAACAGGACAACAGTGAAACGTATTTTTTATCAGCCGAAGGATGGATGGGTAGGAGATACAATTCCTTTTGCCCACAATGGCAAATTTTACATCTTTTATCTGCATGATGAGCGGAAAGGTCATACGGAAGATGAGTATGGTTACCGGACAAGCTGGAATCTTCTGATTACGGAAGACGGAATCCACATGCAGGATATGGGCGTTGTGCTTCCGGCGGGGGATTTTGATGAACCTGATTACGCCTGCTACACGGGGTCTGTCGTGGAGGGAAGAGACGGACGGTTTCATATTTTTTACACGGCTCAGAATAATTACAATCCGAAATACCGTAGAGAGGGGCGGCCGCTTCAGTTTGTTGCTCATGCGACAAGCAGGGATCTGATTCACTGGACGAAGGATCCGCAGTCCGTATTCGGTGCGGATGAATCCATTTATGAACCGTTTGACTGGAGGGATCCCTACGTTTTTTACAATGAGGACGAGAATTGCTACAACATGCTTCTGGCGGCAAGAGTCATCGGGGCCGGTGAGAAGAACGGTGGATGTGTGGGCTTGTGCAGATCGAAGGATCTGATTCATTGGGAAGCGGGACAGCCCTTTTACAGCCCGTCTTCTTATATGACGCATGAGTGTCCGGATCTGTTCCGGATGGGCGGGAAATGGTATCTGATCTATTCCACTTTTTCGGAGCGCTTTGAGACGCACTATCGGATGTCGGATTCGATTCATGGACCCTGGACAGCTCCCATCGAGGATACTTTCGACGGCAGAGCTTTTTACGCTGCAAAGACAGCGGAGAAAGACGGAAAACGGTGGGCTTTTGCATGGGTTCCCACCAGACGTGGCGCTACGGATTTTGGACAGTACGAATGGGGCGGAACACTCATCATCCATCAGCTGCGGCAGCAGGCAGACGGAAGGTTGACGGTTTCAGCGCCTGCAGCGGTCGCGGAAGCATTCAGGAAAGAGACAACACCGGAAGAGCTTTTATCAGGCGAATTGATATTGGAGAATCGGGAGGGTGAAAAGGGTGCTGCCTTTGGAGGAATGGGGAAAAGCTGCATGCTTGAGGCGGATATCGAGTATGAAGCCGGAACCAGAGCGTTCGGATTGGCGGTGCGGCAGGACAGACAATTTTCAGCCGGTTATTATTTTCGACTGGAGCCGTTTTACAACAGAGTAGTCGCTGACATGTGGCCGAGACGCATGCCTGGAGTGAACCAGTGGTACATTGACGGAGACAAACCGTTTCTGATTGAACTGGAGCGTCCGCTGGATTACGGGAGGCTGGCGGACCGAAGGGTGCATGTCCGGCTGATCGTGGACGGCACGATTCTCTGTCTGTATATAAATGATGAGGTGGCGCTGACAATGCGCGGTTATTCTACGGAGCGAGAATACTGGGGCTTTCTGGTCAGAGACGGAAGGATCAGGGTCGCCAATGTCCATATGTATGAAATGACGGAGTGA
- a CDS encoding carbohydrate ABC transporter permease: MSYLFRKRARKTVYWIVMIAFLIIQAYPILWLLLAAFRSNMELLTEPFSLPKSLSMENFVTIFTTSHVLTYIKNSAIISVITLTFIVILSSMASFAIAKMKFRGRKKVYRYFLIGLTIPYAVTLIPLFTMFARIGLVNTRASVILPLMAFQLPVSVMLFVNFYSFIPDEIIEAAIIDGTSIYGIYTKIIVPLSKNTILTVLAMNFITVWNDYTFSLVFINSTELKTISIGLADFIGPRGLKDWGATYAAIALSILPTLAIYFSLNTKMTAGMTLGAVKS; encoded by the coding sequence ATGAGCTATCTATTTCGTAAAAGAGCAAGAAAAACTGTCTACTGGATCGTGATGATCGCTTTTCTGATCATTCAGGCTTATCCAATTCTCTGGCTGCTTCTCGCGGCATTCCGGTCGAATATGGAGCTTCTGACAGAACCATTCAGTCTTCCAAAGTCTCTCTCCATGGAGAACTTTGTGACGATTTTCACAACCAGCCATGTCCTCACATATATCAAAAACAGCGCCATTATCTCTGTGATTACGCTTACCTTCATTGTGATTCTAAGTTCAATGGCTTCTTTCGCGATCGCAAAAATGAAATTCAGAGGAAGAAAAAAGGTTTACAGGTATTTTCTGATCGGGCTTACGATTCCGTATGCTGTCACGCTGATCCCCCTGTTTACGATGTTTGCCAGAATCGGGCTGGTGAATACCAGAGCCAGCGTCATTCTTCCTCTGATGGCATTTCAGCTTCCGGTTTCTGTTATGCTGTTTGTCAACTTCTATTCCTTTATTCCGGATGAAATCATTGAGGCCGCCATCATAGACGGAACGAGCATCTACGGGATATATACAAAAATCATCGTTCCGCTGTCCAAAAACACAATATTGACTGTGCTGGCCATGAACTTTATTACGGTGTGGAACGATTACACGTTCAGTCTGGTCTTTATTAACAGTACAGAGCTGAAGACGATTTCGATCGGTCTCGCGGATTTTATTGGACCGAGAGGCCTGAAGGACTGGGGCGCAACCTATGCGGCGATTGCCTTATCCATTTTGCCTACACTGGCAATTTACTTCTCCTTGAACACAAAAATGACTGCAGGCATGACGCTGGGAGCGGTTAAGTCATGA
- a CDS encoding LacI family DNA-binding transcriptional regulator: protein MITINQVAEAAGVSISTVSRVMNQSSSVSVSTRKRVLEAIRELGYVPNVSAAKAAARKSNKLIGVLFPDISNNVFGRILQGINSVVTPLGYNIIICETNGELEKEIHFLNVLKDKQVEGIIMANVQIPQQQLMWIRKNRRPVVYVCQDIPDFEMKIPASSVNMDNRQAICDMVHFLYHMGHRSIAFIGGPLHDLSAGKKRYDGYMKGMKECGLTIRQDMMSFEESFTIQAGYHGMHQIYERSSMLPTAVLCACDNMAVGAIGFMYDNKIEVPQHISVTGVDDSNLASAIRPSLTTVRHATTDTGVKAAHLLLEYIAAPDFAGGAFKVPYQLLRRQSVRQINP, encoded by the coding sequence ATGATTACAATTAATCAGGTAGCGGAAGCCGCCGGCGTCTCGATCTCAACCGTGTCAAGAGTCATGAACCAAAGTTCTTCCGTTTCCGTCAGCACCCGGAAGCGCGTGCTGGAAGCCATCCGGGAACTGGGCTATGTCCCAAACGTTTCCGCGGCCAAAGCAGCCGCACGCAAGTCCAACAAGCTGATCGGCGTTCTTTTCCCCGACATCTCGAACAACGTTTTCGGGCGGATCCTGCAGGGAATCAACAGCGTAGTCACCCCGCTCGGATACAATATCATCATATGTGAGACCAACGGGGAGCTGGAAAAAGAAATTCATTTCCTCAACGTACTGAAGGACAAGCAGGTGGAAGGCATCATTATGGCCAACGTCCAAATTCCCCAGCAGCAGCTCATGTGGATCCGGAAAAACCGCCGACCAGTTGTCTACGTCTGCCAGGACATCCCCGATTTCGAAATGAAAATACCGGCCAGCTCCGTCAATATGGATAACAGACAGGCCATCTGCGATATGGTTCACTTTCTGTATCATATGGGACATCGGAGCATCGCTTTTATCGGCGGTCCGCTCCACGACCTGTCCGCCGGAAAGAAAAGATATGATGGATATATGAAAGGAATGAAAGAATGCGGCCTGACAATCCGTCAGGACATGATGTCATTTGAAGAATCCTTCACCATTCAGGCCGGATATCACGGTATGCATCAGATATATGAAAGATCCTCCATGCTCCCGACTGCCGTTCTCTGCGCCTGTGACAATATGGCAGTCGGTGCGATCGGATTCATGTATGATAATAAAATTGAAGTTCCCCAGCACATTTCCGTTACCGGCGTGGACGACAGTAATCTCGCGAGCGCCATCCGACCGTCCCTCACCACGGTCCGGCACGCAACAACCGATACAGGCGTCAAAGCCGCTCATCTGCTGCTGGAATATATTGCGGCGCCGGATTTTGCGGGCGGCGCTTTCAAAGTTCCTTATCAGCTCCTGCGAAGGCAGAGTGTGCGGCAGATCAACCCGTGA
- a CDS encoding tyramine oxidase subunit B — translation MDSRIDFLYLSEPDMVKAGVKDMKACIEAMEDMLILLKKGDYVMGGENHNSHGTMVTFPDDPKFPGMPRNTQDRRFMAMPAYLGGRYQMAGVKWYGSNIENKKKGLPRSILMMILNDKDTGAPLAVMSANLLSAYRTGGIPGVGAKYLARPDSETAAIIGPGVMGKTSLAAFAATCPKLHRVNIKGRGKASIDSFAAFVKEEFPSIDEIKVCDTIEEAVRGADVISFTTTALTDDDPSVVNTYPYVDGSWVKPGAFISMPSAARFDDAFLSGCRLVVDNSKLYEAWESEYPYPTYPKMGIIGCKFTDLIHDGKNTRGDITDMADIIEGKADGRQSDDDIIVYSVGGMPVEDVAWGCSVYRRAKELGIGVKLNLWDAPLMA, via the coding sequence ATGGACAGTCGGATTGATTTTCTGTACCTGAGTGAACCGGATATGGTGAAGGCGGGCGTCAAGGATATGAAAGCCTGCATCGAGGCGATGGAGGACATGCTGATCCTTCTGAAGAAGGGCGACTATGTCATGGGCGGAGAGAATCACAATTCGCACGGGACGATGGTGACGTTCCCGGACGATCCGAAGTTCCCGGGCATGCCGAGGAATACGCAGGACCGCCGCTTTATGGCGATGCCGGCATATCTCGGCGGGCGCTATCAGATGGCCGGCGTCAAGTGGTACGGCTCCAATATCGAGAACAAGAAGAAGGGACTGCCCCGTTCTATCCTGATGATGATCCTCAACGACAAGGACACCGGCGCGCCGCTGGCGGTTATGTCCGCGAACCTGCTGTCCGCTTACAGGACCGGCGGGATTCCGGGCGTCGGCGCGAAATATCTCGCGCGTCCGGACTCCGAGACTGCGGCTATCATTGGGCCGGGCGTGATGGGGAAAACCTCGCTGGCGGCCTTCGCGGCAACCTGTCCGAAGCTGCATCGGGTCAACATCAAGGGAAGAGGAAAGGCATCCATCGATTCCTTCGCGGCCTTCGTGAAGGAGGAGTTCCCGAGCATCGATGAGATTAAGGTCTGCGACACCATCGAGGAGGCGGTGCGCGGCGCCGATGTGATTTCCTTCACGACGACGGCGCTCACGGATGATGATCCGTCTGTGGTGAACACCTATCCGTATGTGGACGGCTCGTGGGTGAAGCCGGGTGCCTTTATCTCGATGCCGTCCGCGGCCCGGTTTGACGACGCTTTTCTGAGCGGGTGCCGGCTTGTGGTCGACAATTCCAAGCTCTATGAGGCGTGGGAGAGCGAATATCCGTACCCGACCTACCCGAAGATGGGCATCATCGGCTGCAAGTTTACGGATCTCATCCATGACGGGAAGAATACACGCGGCGACATTACCGATATGGCGGATATCATCGAGGGCAAGGCGGACGGCCGCCAGTCGGACGATGACATCATCGTCTATTCGGTGGGCGGTATGCCGGTGGAGGACGTGGCCTGGGGCTGCAGCGTCTACCGCCGTGCGAAGGAGCTTGGCATCGGCGTGAAGCTGAACCTCTGGGATGCGCCTCTGATGGCCTGA
- the csm5 gene encoding type III-A CRISPR-associated RAMP protein Csm5 translates to MKQNGHLKTYDLTLKTVGPVHIGTGEKALKSSYLYDKTNHIISILDSDKLIQAVIDRQRVDEFEEGIVHNRFGDPNRLFEFLSKTCGMNGKEIHNLVLYNCDAGEALDEKHNLRDIQSFIRRGDGRAYIPGSSLKGALRTVLLFHIMRNSGKLRPGKRFEEKIPEADLMNTLTLKKDRMGRPQTRDAVNSIMRGISVSDSEPVANRSLTLCNKIDVHAEGDQRDESRPNVCRECIRPGTEVHFAVTIDESVMRYASFQLEKPEDLYGYLDDFIQYYKNTYERHFDLPDGGVHNQHGLILGGGSGFFSKTLTYPYYGRDALDIVIDQMSWSFKKHHHDRDRGLDISPRTMKYTEWDGKKYPFGLCEVTLA, encoded by the coding sequence ATGAAGCAGAATGGACATCTTAAGACATATGACCTGACGCTGAAGACGGTGGGACCGGTTCATATCGGGACAGGGGAGAAAGCGTTAAAGAGCAGTTATCTCTACGATAAGACAAATCATATTATTTCCATACTTGATTCCGATAAGCTGATTCAGGCGGTGATCGATCGACAGCGCGTTGACGAGTTTGAGGAAGGAATTGTACACAACCGATTTGGTGATCCAAATCGTCTGTTTGAATTTTTATCCAAGACGTGTGGGATGAATGGAAAAGAGATCCATAATCTGGTTCTGTATAATTGTGACGCAGGCGAGGCCCTGGATGAGAAACACAACCTGAGGGACATTCAGTCCTTTATCCGCCGCGGAGATGGCCGGGCCTATATTCCGGGAAGCAGTCTGAAGGGCGCGCTGCGCACCGTGCTCTTATTCCATATCATGAGGAACTCAGGTAAGCTCAGACCGGGTAAACGGTTTGAAGAAAAGATCCCGGAAGCAGATCTGATGAATACGCTTACACTGAAGAAGGACAGGATGGGCAGGCCACAGACGCGGGACGCAGTCAACAGCATCATGCGCGGCATCTCGGTTTCTGACAGCGAGCCGGTTGCGAACCGAAGCCTGACGCTCTGCAATAAAATTGATGTTCATGCGGAAGGGGATCAGCGTGATGAGAGCAGACCGAATGTCTGCCGGGAATGTATCCGGCCCGGTACGGAGGTCCATTTCGCCGTGACGATCGACGAGAGCGTGATGCGCTATGCGTCGTTTCAATTGGAGAAACCCGAAGATCTGTACGGGTATCTGGACGATTTTATACAATACTATAAGAACACTTATGAGCGTCATTTTGATCTTCCGGACGGCGGCGTTCATAATCAGCACGGTCTGATTCTGGGCGGCGGAAGCGGTTTCTTTTCCAAAACACTGACCTATCCGTACTATGGCAGAGATGCGCTTGATATTGTGATCGATCAGATGAGCTGGAGCTTCAAAAAGCATCATCATGACCGTGACAGGGGGCTGGACATTTCGCCGAGAACGATGAAATATACGGAGTGGGACGGCAAAAAGTACCCGTTCGGTCTCTGTGAGGTGACACTCGCATGA
- the cas6 gene encoding CRISPR system precrRNA processing endoribonuclease RAMP protein Cas6, which yields MIRQYSLTLKPSEGRLTVSHAYRLYGWLMEQVPEDFAALVHEEGFTPISQHLAVQRENMTVRWTVSLLNDHTVEALGDVLAKTESLIIDDRQVMVAGRSLSEVRSAADLIRSADSDARKAGLCFESPSSFKVNGQYALFPDVEHIVMSLVNQWNQIFPEISLKDQDAIDALKRGLCITDYRLRLSRFYMKNSCISGFSGQTVLYSRLPAPLQEVWKSLLALAPYCGIGIKTALGMGGVRVEMQERNPKAAR from the coding sequence ATGATCAGACAGTATTCACTTACGCTCAAGCCTTCAGAGGGCCGGCTTACGGTGTCCCACGCCTATCGTCTGTACGGATGGCTGATGGAGCAGGTTCCGGAGGATTTCGCTGCTCTGGTGCATGAGGAAGGCTTTACCCCGATCTCGCAGCATCTGGCTGTGCAGAGGGAAAATATGACTGTCCGGTGGACAGTCAGCCTTTTGAATGACCATACAGTGGAGGCACTGGGAGATGTCCTTGCCAAGACAGAATCTCTGATCATCGATGACCGTCAGGTTATGGTGGCAGGGAGGTCTTTGTCAGAAGTACGTTCGGCTGCCGATCTGATCCGTTCTGCGGATTCGGATGCCCGAAAAGCCGGGCTTTGCTTTGAGAGTCCTTCCTCATTCAAGGTGAACGGCCAGTATGCTCTCTTTCCGGATGTGGAACATATTGTGATGAGTCTTGTGAATCAGTGGAATCAGATCTTTCCCGAAATCAGTCTGAAGGATCAGGATGCGATTGACGCTTTGAAAAGAGGCCTTTGCATCACAGATTACCGGCTTCGCTTGAGCCGGTTTTATATGAAAAACAGCTGCATTTCCGGATTTTCCGGACAGACTGTCCTCTACTCAAGGCTCCCCGCTCCCCTGCAGGAGGTCTGGAAATCCCTGCTCGCTCTGGCACCCTATTGCGGCATCGGCATCAAAACCGCCCTTGGAATGGGCGGAGTCAGGGTAGAGATGCAGGAGCGGAATCCGAAAGCGGCGCGGTGA
- a CDS encoding carbohydrate ABC transporter permease, which yields MKVLRDRKAVAVFLLPGLIVYTVMVMIPIAVSIYYSMIEWDGLGQKTFVGLRNFVKLLGDDVFKRAFGNNLIYILIVMVMQLGLGFLIAVLLTYLKKGRGFIQTVYYIPSVITVIAIAQLFTSFYSYEPIGLFNIFRRFFGMKPIAFLSEYRTVLPAVASVEGWQYIGIYMIIFYSALVSVSPDILEAARIDGATELQLLFRVRIPSIANVIMLACILSLVGALRGFAAPMNMTKGGPNHRSEILATYMYKKAFTSRDYGYGSAIAVVIVILSVLGVLLISRYMDREET from the coding sequence ATGAAAGTATTACGAGATAGAAAAGCGGTCGCGGTATTTTTGCTTCCCGGACTGATTGTGTATACAGTCATGGTCATGATTCCGATTGCCGTTTCGATCTACTACAGCATGATTGAATGGGACGGACTGGGACAGAAAACATTTGTGGGGCTGCGTAATTTCGTGAAGCTTCTTGGTGATGATGTCTTCAAGCGGGCATTCGGAAATAATCTGATCTATATTCTGATTGTGATGGTAATGCAGCTGGGACTGGGATTCCTCATAGCGGTTCTTCTGACTTATCTGAAAAAGGGGAGAGGCTTCATCCAGACCGTTTATTATATACCGTCAGTCATAACGGTGATCGCAATCGCGCAGCTGTTCACAAGCTTTTACTCATATGAACCGATAGGTCTTTTTAACATTTTTCGCAGGTTCTTTGGAATGAAGCCGATCGCGTTTCTCAGCGAATACAGGACGGTGCTGCCGGCGGTCGCTTCTGTGGAAGGATGGCAGTATATTGGCATTTATATGATTATTTTCTACTCTGCACTGGTTTCGGTGTCCCCGGATATTCTGGAGGCGGCCAGAATCGATGGCGCAACAGAGCTGCAGCTTCTGTTCCGGGTCAGAATCCCTTCCATTGCGAATGTGATCATGCTTGCCTGCATCCTGAGTCTGGTAGGAGCGCTTCGCGGCTTTGCGGCGCCTATGAATATGACAAAGGGAGGACCGAATCACCGCTCGGAGATTCTTGCGACCTATATGTACAAGAAGGCGTTTACCAGCCGCGATTACGGATACGGAAGCGCCATCGCGGTGGTGATTGTCATACTGAGTGTCCTCGGAGTGCTTCTGATCAGTCGGTATATGGACAGGGAAGAGACCTGA
- a CDS encoding ABC transporter substrate-binding protein — MRSKQMQRIGAAGLVTALLLSGCGTGRTVSNASQGETGTKTASGAVSGEEPGVSSAAAAEGISDNKGTGSGKVREIHYFASRSASDDTMVTLQEITDDYNSQGGNIKLVIDSNADRSSYDQKLRTMIAGGQMPDMFDLDATPYAEELGEQGMLTDMDAFLDEIGEKDSYIPLALNYGRTSDGKLYTLPLEFSTEMIWYNTDMFEKAGIEAPETLDDLLADCKALQEKGYTPFGIGGGDGWPLIRLLATYPFRMTGNEFLNQLASGKAKMTDPAGVAASEFMAQIGQYFQPGFSTTDVATGLNLFLSGKTAMYPTGTWELNYFTDENRPKGLHVGYFYMPTCEGAATKSNEYWAFGGIGLAVNPKSFDKQYKDYLSYIVKNYSPAYFAHQHLAPQKVKTEDTGNFDPLFLQVMEDAGKIGDTAARPWDVVLSEDVIAVINDNLPGLCMGEETPEDFESVVDEALQDNAR; from the coding sequence ATGCGATCAAAACAGATGCAAAGAATCGGGGCGGCTGGGCTGGTGACGGCACTGCTTCTGTCAGGCTGCGGTACGGGCCGTACAGTGTCAAATGCCTCACAGGGTGAGACGGGGACAAAAACAGCGTCAGGCGCTGTTTCGGGAGAGGAACCGGGCGTTTCCTCCGCTGCAGCGGCTGAAGGCATCTCAGACAATAAAGGAACGGGATCAGGCAAAGTGAGGGAAATCCACTATTTCGCTTCCCGTTCCGCATCGGATGATACGATGGTCACACTTCAGGAAATCACGGATGACTACAACTCGCAGGGCGGGAATATCAAACTCGTGATCGACAGCAATGCAGACCGGTCTTCCTATGATCAGAAACTGCGCACCATGATTGCGGGCGGGCAGATGCCGGACATGTTTGATCTGGATGCAACACCTTATGCAGAAGAACTCGGAGAGCAGGGGATGCTGACGGATATGGATGCCTTTCTGGATGAGATCGGAGAGAAGGACAGCTATATTCCTCTCGCGCTGAATTATGGCCGCACATCCGATGGGAAGCTCTACACACTGCCGCTGGAGTTTTCAACGGAGATGATCTGGTACAATACGGATATGTTTGAGAAGGCGGGCATTGAGGCGCCCGAGACGCTGGACGATCTTCTTGCGGACTGCAAAGCGCTGCAGGAGAAGGGGTACACGCCCTTTGGAATCGGGGGAGGAGACGGCTGGCCTCTGATTCGTCTTCTTGCCACTTATCCGTTCCGCATGACAGGCAATGAATTTCTGAATCAGCTTGCGTCGGGAAAAGCGAAGATGACGGATCCTGCCGGGGTGGCTGCCAGCGAATTCATGGCGCAGATCGGGCAGTATTTTCAGCCGGGCTTTTCCACAACAGATGTGGCCACAGGTCTGAATCTGTTCCTGAGCGGAAAGACAGCCATGTATCCGACCGGGACATGGGAGCTGAACTATTTTACGGATGAGAACCGCCCGAAGGGGCTTCATGTAGGTTATTTCTATATGCCCACATGCGAAGGAGCGGCTACCAAATCCAACGAATACTGGGCATTCGGCGGCATTGGACTGGCTGTGAACCCGAAGTCTTTTGACAAACAGTACAAGGATTATCTGAGTTATATTGTCAAAAACTACAGTCCTGCTTATTTTGCTCATCAGCATCTCGCGCCTCAGAAGGTAAAAACGGAAGATACCGGCAATTTCGATCCGCTGTTTCTGCAGGTGATGGAGGATGCCGGCAAGATTGGCGATACGGCCGCCCGTCCGTGGGATGTAGTTCTGAGCGAGGACGTGATCGCTGTGATCAATGACAATCTCCCCGGTCTTTGTATGGGGGAGGAAACCCCGGAGGATTTCGAATCGGTTGTTGATGAGGCGCTGCAGGACAACGCTCGGTAA